The Candidatus Spechtbacterales bacterium genome has a window encoding:
- a CDS encoding site-2 protease family protein: MRFRLFGTDIVAGFDALFLMGIFAWWGMGVITSMVGVGVFALLAFLSLLTHEFMHVFTGRMFKIPCRQIRVMFLGMGAHLEHMGKKPFQAFLIGFSGPLASFALVGLILLSDHFFDIPGIAIPVLQLLLYFNFIVGVFNILPLFPLDGGRVFHSIAWAVTKDRHKGLVAAVSVSHAFIVFGLGYLVFAGVNMFSLIWFSIIAFFLWQAGTAELINSHKEDQ, from the coding sequence ATGCGCTTTAGACTTTTTGGCACTGATATAGTTGCCGGATTTGACGCGTTGTTTCTTATGGGTATTTTCGCTTGGTGGGGGATGGGTGTAATTACAAGCATGGTAGGTGTCGGTGTTTTCGCCCTCCTTGCTTTTTTGAGCCTTTTGACGCATGAGTTTATGCACGTATTTACAGGTAGGATGTTTAAAATTCCATGCAGGCAGATACGCGTTATGTTTCTTGGCATGGGGGCACACCTTGAACACATGGGTAAAAAGCCTTTTCAGGCATTTTTAATCGGATTTTCCGGCCCGCTTGCAAGTTTTGCTTTGGTCGGACTTATTTTGCTTTCAGACCATTTTTTTGATATTCCCGGGATTGCAATCCCTGTTTTACAACTCCTTCTTTATTTTAACTTTATTGTAGGAGTATTTAACATCTTACCTTTGTTTCCTTTGGACGGAGGAAGAGTGTTTCATTCTATAGCCTGGGCGGTTACAAAAGATAGGCACAAGGGGCTTGTTGCCGCGGTGTCTGTAAGCCACGCGTTTATTGTGTTTGGATTGGGTTATCTGGTTTTTGCCGGAGTAAATATGTTTAGCCTTATCTGGTTTTCTATTATAGCTTTTTTTCTTTGGCAGGCAGGTACTGCTGAGCTGATAAATTCACACAAAGAGGACCAATAG
- the nth gene encoding endonuclease III: MPKEIFQEKQKRALRILKHLMKAYPNAGIQLNFATPMQLLAAVIMSAQATDNHVNNVTDKLFKKYKDVDDFADANIRTFQSEIKSINFYKTKGKNVVNSARIIRDDYKGRIPNDINELVKLPGVARKTGNIVQYRLYGKAEGIPVDTHVKRVARKLKLTNHIAPNKIEQDLMKLYHQLNWGMIAYYFQEYGRNASPARGKPKDNDPLEGLY; the protein is encoded by the coding sequence ATGCCTAAAGAAATTTTTCAAGAAAAACAAAAACGCGCTTTGAGAATTCTAAAGCATCTTATGAAAGCATATCCAAATGCCGGTATTCAGTTGAACTTTGCAACACCCATGCAGCTTTTAGCCGCTGTTATTATGTCCGCGCAAGCAACGGATAATCATGTAAACAACGTAACTGATAAATTGTTTAAAAAATATAAGGATGTAGATGATTTTGCTGATGCCAATATAAGAACTTTTCAGAGTGAGATAAAATCAATTAATTTTTATAAAACAAAAGGCAAGAATGTGGTTAATTCCGCGAGAATTATACGCGATGATTACAAGGGCAGGATACCCAATGATATAAATGAACTGGTAAAATTGCCGGGTGTCGCGCGCAAAACAGGAAATATCGTACAGTACCGATTATATGGCAAAGCGGAGGGAATACCTGTAGATACGCATGTTAAGCGCGTAGCCAGAAAACTCAAACTTACAAACCATATAGCGCCCAACAAAATAGAGCAGGATTTAATGAAGCTTTACCACCAACTTAACTGGGGGATGATTGCCTACTATTTTCAGGAATACGGCAGAAATGCCTCTCCTGCCCGCGGAAAGCCAAAGGATAATGACCCACTGGAAGGACTTTACTAA